A stretch of DNA from Anopheles nili chromosome 2, idAnoNiliSN_F5_01, whole genome shotgun sequence:
CCGGATCACACGTGCACCTgaatcaccatcatcatcatcagcaccacACCACGACCAACAGTAACCacgacgatgaagacgacgacaacgacgacgacgacgacgacgcggaAGAACTAAACGACGTCTCGAACGGGCtggaaagcgaagaaaatgagtcTCCACGAGCTCAAGCACACCACCAAGCACCGACCGTTCACTTCCGGTATCGGCCACACTACCAGCAACCTCCGGAACAGTACACCGATCCGGAGCAGGAACACGACATGGCGGAGTACGCGGAAGACTCGGCTACGGCAAGTGccaaccatcaccatcagtACATGACCACGTACAAGACGGTCACGAGGCACGGAAGTGGAAGCCGAGGGCACACCAACACCTACTCGAACTCCGGAAGTGAGGAGGACGAAACGGAATCGAGTGCAAGTGAGGAGTCTTCGAACGCCTACGATGGGTTACGTGCGTATcaaacgaagggaaaaaagcatCACGGTGGTACGATCGCGTCCTCATATGCTGGAAGTCATCATCCGTTGAAACATCACCATAAACGTCCTCAACTCCAGAGTCCtttgcagcaccagcaacagcatcatcagACGCACACGTCCTACCATCCACAGTTGATCCAGGCGTACAAGATCTTGCACGGAGGACCAAACCGACTGCCGACTTCCCACGAGTACGAGGACGACACTAGTGGCAGTAGCGAAGAGGAGAATGAGGACGATTTCCACAGTGGAGCGATCGGATATGGTGGAGGACAGATCATTCACACGAAAGGACGTGCAGTTCCGATCAGCGAACACGTGGAAATCGAAACACCCGTACCGGTTCCGTACGTGAAAAAGATCCACGTGCCGATCCCTCAAGAGGTGAAGGTCAAAATTCCACACCCGGTGTTGGTTCCCGTACCACGGCCCTACCCAGTGCACATACCCGTAGCCCAACCGATCGCCGTACCCGACATTAAAGAGATCACGGTACCGATCGAGAAGATCGTACCCTATccggtggagaagaaaattccCGTCCCAATCGAGAAACCGGTGCCGTATCCGATCGAAAAGCACGTCCCCGTCTATCTGCCCCAACCGATCCCGGTGAAGGTACCGATCGTGAAGACGATCATCCACAGGGTGAAACAGCAGACGGCCAGTGGACCCACGATACCACCCGGAAGTGGTTCCTTTTGGTAGAGGGTGCATTCcttttcggtttttctttcgcccctTTTGACCGCGGAAAAGCCTTTCGCGCAGTTCCAGttcaacgattttttttgtttgttttttttttcttttgcctccctcccccattaacgttttcattttctttcacccgATGCGCGAGGGCCTTCATTGCGTAATGCGCAATCGAAACGTGTTAGCGCCCGTGCGCGTTGCTGCTCCAATTAAGCCAACCGAGCGTAGCGTTTTCGTTGCTTCTTTTTAATGCGGCTGTTTGTCTGCAATTATGTGTCTGATGCAGACACCCATTTCGATGGCGGACAATGTTGCACGAGACGAGCGCTTGTTTGgtgtggatgggttttttgtttttgttttctcccacTTTTCACCGGCTGCACCTTCCTGTCGTGGAGCGCAACCGTTCTAAGATCACGCCCACGTTAGGCTTTCTTTTAGCAAATCACAAAATATGCCATTTTGTTCGCGATTTCGCACCACGGCAGGTCGAGCGGATTCGTTACATGCCTTCGTTTTTGGGAGGTTACATACGTAGTTATTTATTCGTCTAAAGTGCTTAGCGTTTCCGGACGACCCAAAAGCACCGACTTCGAATCTGACGCATCCATACGATGAGTTTCGAAACGAGGGTAAACTCACCATAAATACCGCAGATCACTTTTAAGGGCTTCATTCGACGATTTAAATCGGTCCCATTTGTtatgcttgtgtgtgtgtttttttttctctttattttgcCCCTTTGCTTTCACTTCTCAGCGCGATTGTAAGCGTTTCATCAGTTTCGATCGTTCGCTGATTGTAATTTATAAACatctgtttgatttattaaacTAAATTTTGCCAGCTACATTGTTACTAGGTTCGTAGTTACCATTTACATGGGGAGTCATCCCCACGGTATGTTGAGCGTggcttattttattacaataAACAACTTAAATGACCTAATAAGATTAAAATAAGTGCTCTATTTAACACTTAACAATCCGAAAATAAACGCAAAGAGTGTTCGTAATACACTTGCTATCATTCTCAAGCTTAGTGAGTGAAATGATAGATGCAttttattagattttcacgctcATTTTGAATAACAGTACAAGCATTTTCATTCAGTGTAAATTCATTACATTATCATATTTTTACCAAAGTGCAATACAAGCTACCAACTGTCATACTTAGAGCTTCTCCTTCTTATCTCTCTTGTAGAGATAACTCTGATAGCGCGTAACATCGCAACAAAAACACCTTTGCTCGGAATTTAACGTTGAACAATTGTTTTTGAATCACTCTCCCTTGTTTGCACATTGAAGAAACGCAACCAAACTGACCTATCCCATCGGTTGATTGTTGCAAATTCTAAATCCACACTTTCGATAgcacaaaaaacgcaccatcaAGCTAGAATAAATGATAACCCTGTGATAGCGCCGTCACCAAACAACggtaaaaatatcaaacgtCTTAATTTACCCTCTAGCGACTGTAAACGAAGCGAAGGTGAATTCATAAACTACCGTAATGAATGGAGCGCCGTAATGTATGTCCCCCGGCCGAGACGGCAACACTAGCAAGGATGCAAGAGTTTGAGGGTTAACCGGCTCGGGCTCTACGCAATCCTGCGACGCGACGGGACTTCCGTTGGAACGTAGCGATATGAAAAACTGAGACGTGAGCCTGAGTTCACCAGAGTGTTGGgaaaaagcgaggaaaaagcgGACTGTAGAAAAgatagatgatgatgatagtgTGTACCTAGGGGTGGATAGTAGGGTGACGATAAAAGATGAAATTTATAGGTATTATAATGATGTTAAAATGTACGTGAGCATCGTACAAATGCCCGTCATATTTTGCGGCAAATATCCATCCGCACGGTACAAGCGGTCGGAATGAAGTTGTGTGACTGGATTAGGGTTCACTTTCCCCACCCGACGATGTGACGCTCTATTTCacgccgggaaaatggacaTTTAGAGCAACGGGTCCCTAGAACGGTGCCACCAAATGAATAGTAATGTCagcgaaaaatcaatacatAATTTatctaccaaaaaaaaaaataaacgacgaTGAAACACAATACGTTCGGAGCTGCAGGGACGAACAAAACGGCAATGAGTATGGTTGTTGGTATGtagaatttaaaattttgcaTGCTTATTTTTTCCAATCACCTCATAATAATAATGACGTGAAAAAACCTATTAATTGCGAATAATTCGCATCACAAAACCGCTCGTGTTttaggtattttttttccacagaaTAGGCTAGGAATAATACCATCACTCCATAACAAAGGCCCGCTCATGGTGCACCATTAGAGATGCGTTTGTGCTGGGCATTTGTGTAAAATGCTCCACTATCAAACGCCAGCTgttccacccatttccgcgtGGTTCTTtgtgttttcaaaaaaaaaaggaagtgcACACAAAACTGCACCTCGATAAATAGAATAGAAGGTGATGGCgagatgcagcaaaaaaaaacaatgatttTCCTGCCGCTTCCATCGATGAATGGAAAGCTAAAAATACGTTAAACAGGTGACCCGGATTCTGCCTGACTCACGGTCTCACCCGATCGATCAACCCACGGTACTACATTCCGTCGGTTGGGTACCAACGCcttcaaaaataaatcccgGAATTTCCCGGAAGCGATCCCGGAACTTTCCGTATCGAGATGTTTCATTTACCTTTGTGCAAtttcaccaaaaaccacccatcgtGAGTAATCCGCTCACCGTGTCCACCGTGGGGTTATCTAAGTCACCAAAAAGGGGGATGACgaaaatgcaaaccaaaaacacgcCGTTCGAAAACATGGGATTGGCGCTTGCAAACGGCAAAACGGGGAGGAATACTTTCGCCCTTTTTCTTAGACGCGTAATCACCCACGATGCAATGTGCACACGgcaaaatttcactttcaagGCCAATTATCACATCGCACCTccatctgtgtgtgtgtttgtggccaATAGCTGCTCGTTCCGGTTGGGTCGCACCGTCCTCGAGCTAGGTCAGgtcgcagcaaaaaaaaaaaaaaataaacagcacacacaaaccggcCATCGCGTCACTGACAGACTTGGACAGCACAGTCAACAGCGCAGAAACCCGTGCAGTGCGATGATCGCCTTTCGCGGAAGCATTTTATCTCAAAACTCTTGCTGCGTCGTTTGCCTTTGTGTGATGAAAACCATCCCCATGTTGTCGGCCCATTTTGATGCGCAGTACCATGCTCGATCGTAAAACGATAACGGTCAACGTTGAGCGGCTTGCAAAACAAAGTAACGAGCAGTACTTTAGTGTGATCTCCACCTAGGAGCTAGGAGATACACAATAATCAAGAGCGATGCTGGAAAACTTGTCACCGCATTTGCACGCAAGGACGACTAAAGATACTAGAAATCAGCACggtttaaacacacacaccattcgACTGTTAAGAACGAAACGGTCGCAACCACGTGGTTAAGTGGTGTGCAAGGCACGATCGATGACGTCGGCAAACATACACAGAAACGGTGCATTGTCGTTTCCGACACGGAAGGCATTTAACCTCTCGCTGATTGCGAGTGGAATGAAATTTGTACAAACGTctgaaaagcgggaaaatgatTTAACCACACACCCGATGGCAACAAAAGCCCGGCGTTGAATGTGTCACAATTAACACCCGCAACCGAACGCGTGTTTGCATCGATGTTTGCTTCCGTTTACAACGGATGCCcaagatgctgctgctgctggttcagcTTCCAACCGCTCAGTACGATAAAACCCCCGGAGGAATCGCACACTCGGCAAGGTCTCGGCGTTCTTCCTCCGACATCGACACCGGGGGCTTGGAAAATCGCACCGACACCGGTGAGATCGCTCGCGTAAGCGCAAACGATACACACCAACACGAACTGCGTAATCGCTGTGTCAACAGCACCCGCTGGTCGCTGGCGCACATACTAATGGCGTGGCCACACGAGCACCCGCGGCTCGTCTAGAGCTGTCGTCTACGCTGGGCCGCTTCTTCACGCCACACTGTAAGGTGTacgcgtgcgtacgtgtgtgtgtgtggggggccAAAGCCTGCGGCACTAGTTCGAAACCGTGCCGAGAAGAGGGAGTGAAAGATTTATCTTGCACACGCGAATAACGCTCGGACTTATCGGCGGACTATTCGTCGAGTGGAATCCGCCCGCAAAGGATATTTGAACGGTGAGCGATCGCCCGCTGGTGGACAGTGTGCAGTGGTCCGTAGTGCTACCGTGACCGAGTGACGCAGAAATTTCGCTGCACAATCCCGTGACACATTCCGAGCCACCCAGCTGCTTGTTGCCCTTTAGCGTTTGTGATTCAAAATGTAGCACCGTAAGTaggcgatcgtgatcgtgagggtgttttttgtttaagtgATCCCAATGCTCATATGATCGTGCGCTTGTGATCGTTGCAGATGAAGCTGCAGCAGTGCGTCATTGATTTCGCGATCGTCCTGATAACGATCCCTTCGCTCGTCGTCGTGGCACTGCTTCTGGAATACATGATGAACCGGACCGGCTGGTCGGAGCAGCTGGAATCGCAGATCATAATGGTCACGCTGGCGGTGGCCTTCTTCCTGATCTGCGTCATGGTGTCCGTCTACCTGACGCACCGGGTCGGCAACTGTCTGTGGGCCGGTCCGCAAAGTGATCAGCAATCGATCTACACGGTCGAACAGGGTGGCCTCGATTATGCGGCCGACATCATGCGGCCACCGCCGACCTACGAGACGGTCATGAACGAACACGAACCACCGTCGTACGAGAAAATCAGCAAAATCTTCCCGCCCGAGGAACCGCCACCATCGTACGCCTCCACGATCGCGCTGAGCCGCGACTCTGCGGCCCATATCTGATCTACGTGCCATAATATACCGCAATCTTCGCCCCGGGGCCGGGCCGTTTGCTTTGCTAAAACTAGTCCGCTCGTTATCGCGACGATTTCGCGTGGGGATTTCGG
This window harbors:
- the LOC128731716 gene encoding uncharacterized protein LOC128731716, with protein sequence MKLQQCVIDFAIVLITIPSLVVVALLLEYMMNRTGWSEQLESQIIMVTLAVAFFLICVMVSVYLTHRVGNCLWAGPQSDQQSIYTVEQGGLDYAADIMRPPPTYETVMNEHEPPSYEKISKIFPPEEPPPSYASTIALSRDSAAHI
- the LOC128724111 gene encoding sarcoplasmic reticulum histidine-rich calcium-binding protein-like, which produces MANQIVSLTCTVLLVVLLLVQRTARANPVPAKILGKYVLSYQSPGSHVHLNHHHHHQHHTTTNSNHDDEDDDNDDDDDDAEELNDVSNGLESEENESPRAQAHHQAPTVHFRYRPHYQQPPEQYTDPEQEHDMAEYAEDSATASANHHHQYMTTYKTVTRHGSGSRGHTNTYSNSGSEEDETESSASEESSNAYDGLRAYQTKGKKHHGGTIASSYAGSHHPLKHHHKRPQLQSPLQHQQQHHQTHTSYHPQLIQAYKILHGGPNRLPTSHEYEDDTSGSSEEENEDDFHSGAIGYGGGQIIHTKGRAVPISEHVEIETPVPVPYVKKIHVPIPQEVKVKIPHPVLVPVPRPYPVHIPVAQPIAVPDIKEITVPIEKIVPYPVEKKIPVPIEKPVPYPIEKHVPVYLPQPIPVKVPIVKTIIHRVKQQTASGPTIPPGSGSFW